One window from the genome of Microscilla marina ATCC 23134 encodes:
- a CDS encoding DUF1501 domain-containing protein, whose translation MNRRKFIKRSALASAGTMLIPGFLKAYEVAQMNSPINHHKKLIVIQLSGGNDGLNTVVPFRNDVYYELRPRLAVPKNKVLKLNDELGFNPVLSGLKSIYDQGWLSVVNNVGYPNPDRSHFRSMDIWQTASDADQYLTTGWLGRYLDAECANDCRTAHEVIEVDDTLSLATKGARIKGLALTNPNKLYKSTQNDGLKMLAKQKNAHHHDSNVSYLYKTLAETVSSAEYIHKKAKVYNSKANYPRNAFAQRLKTIAGLVTSGIDTKVYYAEMTGFDTHVQQQRRQERLLKTYADAMKVFVDDLKQNNRLDEVLILTFSEFGRRVKQNASNGTDHGTANNLFVIGGKLQKVGVYNESPNLKDLDKGDLKYSVDFRSVYATLLDKHLKVNDQKILGKNFEKLKFV comes from the coding sequence ATGAACAGAAGAAAATTTATCAAACGTTCGGCACTGGCTTCAGCAGGTACTATGCTTATTCCAGGTTTTCTGAAAGCCTACGAAGTTGCCCAAATGAATAGCCCGATCAATCATCATAAAAAACTGATTGTTATACAACTTTCAGGCGGAAACGACGGACTGAATACTGTGGTTCCCTTTCGCAATGATGTATATTACGAGTTACGCCCCCGCCTTGCGGTGCCCAAAAACAAGGTATTGAAACTCAATGATGAACTGGGCTTTAACCCGGTGTTGTCGGGGCTCAAGAGTATTTATGACCAAGGCTGGCTATCGGTGGTTAACAATGTAGGTTACCCCAATCCTGACCGATCGCACTTTAGGTCTATGGATATATGGCAAACTGCCAGCGATGCCGACCAATACCTGACTACAGGCTGGCTGGGTAGGTATCTCGATGCTGAATGTGCCAACGATTGCCGTACAGCGCACGAAGTAATAGAGGTAGACGACACCCTGAGCCTGGCTACCAAGGGAGCACGCATCAAAGGTTTGGCATTGACTAATCCTAATAAGTTATACAAAAGTACCCAAAATGACGGGCTAAAAATGCTCGCCAAACAAAAAAACGCGCATCACCACGACTCAAACGTGAGCTATTTGTATAAAACCCTTGCTGAAACAGTATCATCGGCTGAATATATTCACAAAAAGGCTAAGGTGTACAACAGTAAAGCCAATTACCCGCGCAATGCTTTTGCTCAAAGGCTCAAAACTATTGCCGGTCTGGTTACTTCGGGCATTGACACCAAAGTGTATTATGCCGAAATGACGGGGTTTGACACGCACGTGCAACAACAAAGGCGGCAAGAACGCTTGCTCAAAACCTATGCTGACGCTATGAAGGTTTTTGTAGATGACCTCAAGCAAAACAATCGGCTGGATGAGGTGCTCATTCTTACTTTCTCGGAGTTTGGGCGCAGGGTGAAACAAAATGCAAGTAATGGCACTGACCACGGCACCGCCAATAATTTGTTTGTAATAGGTGGCAAACTGCAAAAGGTAGGCGTTTACAACGAATCGCCCAACCTGAAAGATCTTGACAAGGGTGACCTGAAATACAGTGTTGACTTTAGGAGTGTGTATGCTACTTTGTTGGATAAACACCTGAAAGTGAACGATCAAAAGATTTTAGGCAAGAATTTTGAAAAGCTAAAATTTGTATAA
- a CDS encoding DUF1987 domain-containing protein, translating to MDNLFIKGKDERPQVNFNAETGVLELSRSSYPEYTKDLYQPVMDWLDKFLGEGGKKVEFNFKMDYFNTSTSQRFQKIIKKLEDYHQKKEGEVTINWYYEKTDIDMFENGEDYSKDVQVTFNLIAYEMED from the coding sequence ATGGATAATCTGTTTATAAAAGGAAAAGACGAAAGACCTCAAGTAAACTTCAATGCTGAAACAGGGGTGTTAGAGCTGTCACGCAGTTCTTACCCTGAGTACACTAAAGACCTTTACCAACCTGTAATGGATTGGCTGGATAAGTTTCTTGGAGAAGGTGGCAAAAAAGTGGAGTTTAATTTCAAGATGGACTACTTTAACACCAGTACATCGCAACGCTTTCAGAAGATTATCAAAAAACTGGAAGACTATCACCAAAAAAAGGAAGGAGAGGTAACTATTAATTGGTATTACGAAAAAACCGACATTGATATGTTTGAGAATGGAGAAGACTACTCAAAAGATGTACAGGTCACGTTTAATTTGATTGCCTACGAAATGGAGGATTAG
- a CDS encoding DUF1800 domain-containing protein — MSNPNKKLQHLLWRAGFGATVQDIEKYQSQSINKVVNDLFAQSKKTTLLKVVGSAPIAFTRRKMMSREERRAMRRKSRQQLKQLNLSWLERMVDGDSILREKMTFFWHGHFACQSRNVHFMQNHLNTIRKHALGNFKDLVLAIAKDPAMLFFLNNQQNRKQQPNENFARELMELFTLGRSNYTEQDIKEAARAFTGWGVNRKTAEYKFKERRHDFGSKTFFGKKGNFNGEDIIDIILQQEQTAKYITGKIYRFFVNDIPNDQIISQLARKFYQSGYNIETLMRSIFTSSWFYDNQHLGSKIKSPVELLVGIRRNFQVDFIQRNSALFIQKVLGQTLLFPPNVAGWAGGKAWIDSSTLMFRLKLPFIIFRAADIEITAKAEGDVNKQGFVNRRMQRLDANIRWHHYLKHFAKHRNKQDIYKALSGFLLQVNHTNNQQFVERFAQVKGQQDLTKTMSLGIASLPEYQMC; from the coding sequence ATGAGCAACCCCAACAAAAAACTACAACATTTACTATGGAGGGCAGGGTTTGGCGCTACTGTTCAAGATATAGAAAAGTATCAGAGTCAATCAATTAACAAAGTAGTAAACGACCTGTTTGCCCAATCTAAAAAAACAACTCTGTTAAAAGTGGTAGGCTCAGCGCCTATTGCTTTTACCCGCCGCAAGATGATGTCACGTGAAGAACGGCGAGCAATGCGCCGCAAGTCGCGCCAACAACTTAAGCAACTCAACTTAAGCTGGCTAGAGCGTATGGTAGATGGTGATAGCATACTTCGCGAAAAGATGACTTTTTTTTGGCATGGGCACTTTGCCTGCCAAAGCCGCAATGTGCACTTCATGCAAAACCACCTCAACACCATTCGCAAGCACGCCTTGGGTAATTTCAAAGATTTGGTGCTTGCCATTGCCAAAGATCCGGCAATGTTGTTTTTTTTGAACAACCAACAAAACCGCAAACAGCAACCCAACGAAAACTTTGCCCGTGAACTGATGGAACTTTTTACACTGGGACGGAGCAATTACACCGAACAAGATATCAAAGAGGCGGCCAGGGCTTTTACTGGTTGGGGGGTAAACCGAAAAACGGCTGAGTATAAGTTCAAAGAAAGACGCCACGACTTTGGCAGTAAAACCTTTTTTGGCAAAAAGGGAAATTTCAATGGTGAAGATATCATTGATATCATATTGCAACAGGAACAAACTGCCAAATATATCACTGGTAAAATCTATCGTTTTTTTGTAAATGATATACCAAACGATCAAATCATTAGCCAACTTGCGCGTAAATTTTACCAGTCTGGCTATAACATTGAAACGTTGATGCGGAGCATTTTTACCTCTTCCTGGTTTTATGACAACCAGCACCTGGGCAGTAAAATAAAGTCGCCGGTAGAGCTTTTAGTGGGTATCAGGCGAAACTTTCAAGTAGACTTTATCCAGCGAAACTCTGCCTTGTTTATACAAAAAGTATTAGGGCAAACTTTGCTGTTTCCGCCCAATGTAGCAGGCTGGGCGGGTGGTAAAGCCTGGATAGACAGTTCTACGCTTATGTTTAGGCTTAAGCTACCCTTCATTATTTTTAGGGCTGCCGACATTGAAATAACCGCCAAGGCTGAAGGCGACGTAAACAAACAAGGATTTGTAAACCGACGGATGCAACGCCTTGATGCCAACATTCGATGGCACCATTACCTAAAACATTTTGCGAAGCATCGCAATAAACAAGACATTTATAAAGCGTTGTCGGGTTTTTTATTGCAGGTGAATCACACCAACAACCAACAATTTGTCGAAAGGTTTGCCCAGGTAAAAGGGCAACAAGACTTAACAAAGACCATGAGCCTGGGCATTGCTTCTCTGCCCGAATATCAAATGTGTTAG
- a CDS encoding Rpn family recombination-promoting nuclease/putative transposase — MEKFINPFTDFGFKKLFGEEVNKDLLIDFLNELLRGEQTIKSLNYLKNEHLSSAPGDRKAIFDLYCENEQGEKFIVELQKVKQKYFKDRSIYYATFPVQEQAKSGDWNFQLNAVYTVAIMDFVFDDIQSNIFHHQVKLVDLATQQVFYDKLQFIYLEMPKFNKTEDELQSHYDKWMYLLKNLNKLQQRPQALQEKVFQKLFNAAEIALFDKNERFAYEDSLKYYRDLKNSLDTAWEEGLEKGREEGLELGEKRAKVQTALKMKKAGLSLEEISQFTGLSIEQIRQLV; from the coding sequence ATGGAAAAATTTATCAATCCATTCACTGATTTTGGCTTCAAAAAACTATTTGGTGAAGAGGTAAATAAGGATTTGCTCATTGATTTTTTGAATGAATTGCTTAGGGGAGAACAAACGATCAAGTCGCTTAACTACCTTAAAAATGAACATTTATCAAGTGCTCCTGGCGACAGAAAAGCTATTTTTGATTTATACTGCGAAAATGAGCAGGGAGAAAAATTCATTGTGGAGCTTCAAAAGGTAAAACAAAAGTATTTTAAAGACCGCAGTATCTACTATGCTACTTTTCCGGTGCAAGAGCAGGCAAAATCGGGTGATTGGAATTTTCAACTCAATGCGGTGTATACCGTGGCAATTATGGATTTTGTTTTTGACGATATTCAATCGAATATATTTCATCACCAGGTAAAGTTAGTAGACCTTGCCACCCAGCAAGTGTTTTATGACAAACTTCAGTTTATCTATTTAGAGATGCCCAAGTTTAACAAAACAGAAGATGAACTTCAGAGCCATTATGACAAATGGATGTATTTGCTCAAAAACCTGAATAAACTTCAGCAAAGACCCCAAGCTTTACAAGAGAAGGTGTTTCAGAAGTTATTCAACGCGGCTGAGATTGCCTTGTTTGACAAAAACGAACGATTTGCTTATGAGGATAGCTTAAAATATTACCGTGATTTGAAAAACTCTTTGGATACTGCCTGGGAGGAAGGTTTGGAAAAGGGAAGAGAAGAGGGGCTGGAACTAGGGGAAAAAAGAGCCAAGGTGCAAACCGCCTTGAAAATGAAAAAAGCTGGGTTGTCGCTTGAGGAAATCAGCCAGTTTACCGGATTGAGCATTGAGCAAATTCGGCAGTTGGTTTAA